Proteins from one Hemibagrus wyckioides isolate EC202008001 linkage group LG16, SWU_Hwy_1.0, whole genome shotgun sequence genomic window:
- the dclk1a gene encoding serine/threonine-protein kinase DCLK1a isoform X2 encodes MLQYEVNGTPSSQLSTLNCMKSPSPTPASPGSLKKGSEENGSSSSLASTKVCSLDEGDGAVSDAEPVEESTAPAVPASISDRYTVGRMIGDGNFAVVHECVERSTGRAYALKIINKGKCRGKEQMIQNEVAILRRVKHPNIVLLIEEMDTYSELYLVMELVKGGDLFDAITSATRYTERDASGMLYNLANAIKYLHSLNIVHRDIKPENLLVYEHQDGSKSLKLGDFGLATVVDGPLYTVCGTPTYVAPEIIAETGYGLKVDIWAAGVITYILLCGFPPFRGSADDQEALFDQILLGQLEFPLPYWDNVSDSAKELIISMLQVEVDQRYTALQVLEHPWVTDDGLSENEHQLAVAGKIKKHFNTSPKPSDTTSDMNVITLNHDFGIQRSGSLDFYQHPGMYWIRPPLLIRRGRFSDEDATRM; translated from the exons ATGCTGCAATACGAAG TGAACGGGACTCCATCCAGCCAGCTGTCTACACTGAACTGTATGAAGTCACCCAGTCCGACTCCAGCCAGCCCAGGGAGCCTCAAGAAG GGCTCTGAAGAGAACGGCTCTTCCAGCTCTCTGGCCTCCACTAAGGTCTGCAGTCTGGATGAGGGTGATGGTGCTGTCAGTGATG CTGAGCCGGTGGAGGAGAGCACAGCACCTGCAGTCCCGGCCTCCATCTCTGACCGCTACACAGTTGGCCGAATGATCGGCGACGGCAACTTTGCAGTagtgcatgagtgtgtggaGCGCTCTACTGGCCGGGCCTATGCTCTGAAGATTATCAATAAAGGCAAATGCAGAGGAAAA GAGCAAATGATCCAGAACGAGGTGGCTATTCTGCGGAGAGTTAAACATCCCAACATCGTGCTGCTGATTGAGGAGATGGACACATACAGCGAGCTCTACCTTGTCATGGAGCTTGTCAAG GGGGGCGACCTCTTTGACGCTATTACCTCTGCGACCAGATACACAGAGAGGGATGCCAGTGGCATGCTGTACAACCTGGCCAACGCTATTAAATATCTACACAGCCTTAACATCGTCCACAGAGACATTAAACCAGAGAACCTTTTG GTGTACGAGCACCAGGACGGCAGTAAGTCTCTAAAGCTGGGAGACTTTGGCTTGGCCACAGTGGTGGACGGGCCACTCTACACCGTCTGTGGGACTCCCACTTATGTAGCACCTGAGATTATTGCAGAGACCGG CTATGGCCTTAAGGTGGATATTTGGGCAGCTGGAGTTATCACATACATCCTACTGTGCGGCTTCCCACCGTTCCGAGG GAGTGCAGATGACCAGGAGGCACTGTTTGACCAGATTCTGTTGGGTCAGTTAGAATTTCCTCTCCCATACTGGGACAATGTGTCAGACTCAGCCAAG gagctGATTATATCCATGCTGCAGGTGGAGGTGGATCAGAGATACACAGCTCTGCAGGTGCTGGAACATCCCTGGGTCACT GATGACGGTTTATCAGAGAATGAGCATCAGCTCGCAGTGGCAGGAAAGATCAAGAAGCACTTTAACACAAGCCCCAAGCCCAGCGACACCACGTCAGATATGAACGTCATCACG CTCAACCATGACTTTGGCATCCAGAGATCAGGGTCGCTGGACTTCTATCAGCATCCAGGAATGTACTGGATAAG GCCTCCGCTCTTGATAAGAAGAGGCAGATTCTCAGATGAGGATGCCACCAGAATGTAA